A single window of Agromyces aureus DNA harbors:
- a CDS encoding AI-2E family transporter, which produces MWRRARPRQLPPAAQITTDSTSTAPEVKIRSFRIGFVGALGVLLAILLGGIVSELGTVLLYVALALFLALGLDPVVSWLQRRKLPRWAAILIVFAAVIGIFVGLIATIVPIVVSQTKIIVENWDDIRDNVLNSDFVAWLNQLGGGDHAIDDAIASAGDWLADPANLGALGGGILAVGVGIAGGFTGATIVLILTLYFLASLDSMKRYSTKFVPASSRGKYREVTEEITGSVGRYVIGQFSLGAVNGVLSLIYLTIIGAPAPILLAFIAFLLSLVPLVGTLTGAVIISLVCLAASPVTALAAIIYYLIYMQVEAYVLSPRIMNRAVAVPGALVVIAAVAGGTLGGVLGALVAIPVAASLIIIVEKVIFPRQDAH; this is translated from the coding sequence ATGTGGAGACGAGCACGGCCGCGCCAGCTTCCGCCGGCAGCCCAGATCACGACCGACAGCACGTCGACTGCGCCCGAGGTGAAGATCCGGTCGTTCCGCATCGGCTTCGTCGGTGCGCTCGGCGTCCTGCTCGCCATCCTGCTCGGCGGCATCGTCTCGGAGCTCGGCACCGTCCTCCTCTACGTCGCGCTCGCGCTCTTCCTCGCGCTCGGCCTCGATCCCGTGGTCAGTTGGCTGCAGCGGCGCAAGCTGCCGCGGTGGGCCGCGATCCTCATCGTGTTCGCCGCGGTCATCGGCATCTTCGTGGGGCTCATCGCGACGATCGTGCCCATCGTGGTCTCGCAGACGAAGATCATCGTCGAGAACTGGGACGACATCCGCGACAACGTGCTGAACAGCGACTTCGTGGCGTGGCTGAACCAGCTCGGCGGCGGCGACCACGCGATCGACGACGCGATCGCCTCGGCCGGCGACTGGCTCGCCGACCCCGCGAACCTCGGCGCGCTCGGCGGCGGCATCCTCGCGGTCGGCGTCGGCATCGCGGGCGGGTTCACCGGCGCGACGATCGTGCTGATCCTCACCCTGTACTTCCTCGCCTCGCTCGACTCGATGAAGCGCTATTCGACCAAGTTCGTTCCGGCCAGCTCGCGTGGCAAGTACCGCGAGGTGACCGAGGAGATCACCGGTTCGGTCGGTCGCTACGTGATCGGGCAATTCAGCCTCGGCGCCGTCAACGGCGTGCTGAGCCTCATCTACCTGACGATCATCGGCGCGCCGGCACCCATCCTGCTCGCCTTCATCGCGTTCCTGCTCTCGCTCGTGCCGCTCGTCGGAACGCTCACGGGCGCCGTGATCATCTCGCTCGTGTGTCTCGCCGCATCGCCGGTGACCGCGCTCGCGGCGATCATCTACTACCTGATCTACATGCAGGTCGAGGCGTACGTGCTGAGCCCGCGCATCATGAACCGCGCGGTGGCCGTGCCCGGCGCGCTCGTGGTCATCGCGGCCGTCGCCGGCGGAACCCTCGGCGGCGTGCTCGGCGCCCTCGTCGCGATCCCCGTGGCCGCCTCGCTCATCATCATCGTCGAGAAGGTGATCTTCCCGAGGCAGGATGCCCACTGA